The nucleotide window TGCATATTACACTAACGACAATCTTTTTGTTAATTACATTGTTTATAGTATGCATGCACAAACTAAAATCATTAGCATCACGTACTAgtacttatttttttctttcattttattcttaCTCTTCATGATTCGCGTGCATGCTAGATGATGACTTTCAACGTGAGATATTCTATTATATTAGCTGATAATTCACCTTGACATGTCGTACAAATGGCAGCCTGGGTAGCTCCGTGCACTACGTCCGGGAAGGGCCGCACCTTAACGGGTGTGATATAAACAGTCTACCCTAATGCTCATTAGTAACTGCTTTCACAGTTCGAACCCGTGACTTATATATCAACATTACTGTTGCTCTAAGGCTCCACTTCATATTACACAAGTAAACTAATTAGATTACTTTAATATCGACAGTGTAAAGATGGGAAATCTTTTGGATGACATGGAAGACAAAGCTGGGCGAATACTACAATTCCTGCAGCAGAATACGCCTAGAAAATTAATCCATGAAAATGGGGAGATGCAGGAGCAATTCGGAGAATTGCCAGCAAACTCCATCTGTTATCTCCACAAGCACAAGGGAAGTATAAAAGGAGATGAAGAGTACATGAACACCTTGAAATATGATGTGATTAGAATGTTGATAAGAGGATCCGAGTTTCCTCATTCATTGTGTTTGCATGTTAGCAATGGTTGCTCAGAGTTTCATGTTTATTCGAAGAAAGGCTGGGTCTCTTTTCAGCCTGATAAAAACTCCCTTATAGTCACCATTGGAGATCTCTTACaggtaattatttttttttacaaatttaatcACTTGACTAACCGTGACAAAATTTAAATAGTGACCTCATAAAAGGCTGTTTGTGCAAATATCCCATATGGGCCATTATGACGGGCCATCATATGTTTCAGTTATGTGTGAAAATAGCACGGCTTAACTAATTTTCGGACTAGTAATTGAAAATAGCTTTGAAAAATAGCTAGTTATTTTGCTGAAACacggaaagtttcagcataatatgcggAATTATGGAGTTCCTACATATAAACTTCtcgcatattatgttggaactccagcatattatgctggaatatttccggaattttaagggtgtttttgtttaaattttatctttacattaaaaattaactaaattttgattaattttgaaaatctgactattttttaattactagTTGAAAACctagctattttttttttttccgttATAGAAGCCCTACCAGCAGCACCAAGACGACCACTTTTCCATTTACACTCACAGCCTTTTTCTTTTAGTatcttttttccattttcaataGAAAATTTCGAACAACTACGGCCCCCACCCTAACCACATTGTCCTATCAGCATTTTAGATTAAACGAAAACACAATCATTAAAATCTTTCTTGGATTTGCAATATGAATCTTCAAGTATAAATGAATTAtgaattgttttatttttttctttttcaatttttacatATTGATTTATTTTAGACATGGAGCGGTGGACAATACAAGCATGTGATAGGAAGACCAGTTTTTCAAGGTCAAACAGAGGACTGCATTTCTATGGCTTTACTATTTTCTCCTCCTAAGTTGACAGAAGACTCTAATAagcaagaaaaagagaagagcaTTTCAATTGGGCAACAAATCATTATTGCTATAGCATTTACGCTTATTTACCATTTCTTGATTTATATCTATAAGAGGTTTTGAAGATTTTTTACTATGTTTTTGCATATACAGGCTGTGGAAATTCCACAGTGAAATCATGGAGTCAtcagtttcattttcttttgtatttttttcccGTTAAATTGTACAAGGTTTCTGGATATGTTTATTTAGTTAAATGATGATACTAAGAATTTGATGTCTCTATcgttcttttttcccttttgcc belongs to Nicotiana tabacum cultivar K326 chromosome 6, ASM71507v2, whole genome shotgun sequence and includes:
- the LOC107796648 gene encoding gibberellin 3-beta-dioxygenase 4-like; protein product: MAVSPETMPENSVIDFRAPPPSPIASGRRSCVTNDEILTEFLENSLKVPDLRLPDRVFPRQKSIRNPSKLNYESLESLSNDSISKILDSVATIGCFEVVNHGISGDLIKSVFSVADGVFRISSEGKAKLTRSSENPYGFEEFHGEEDRETSEEFVWCRGDQNFNKEMEGVWPIGFSNFSVKMGNLLDDMEDKAGRILQFLQQNTPRKLIHENGEMQEQFGELPANSICYLHKHKGSIKGDEEYMNTLKYDVIRMLIRGSEFPHSLCLHVSNGCSEFHVYSKKGWVSFQPDKNSLIVTIGDLLQTWSGGQYKHVIGRPVFQGQTEDCISMALLFSPPKLTEDSNKQEKEKSISIGQQIIIAIAFTLIYHFLIYIYKRF